The DNA window TCGAGCGCTTTCAGTCGAACCTGATTTTATAATATGCGATGAAGCGGTCAGTGCTTTGGACGTATCTGTTCAGGCTCAAATTATTAACCTTCTGCAAGACGTTCAGGAAGAATTTAAGCTTACCTACCTGTTTATCGCGCATGATTTGGCTGTAGTTAAACACATCAGCGATTTTGTTTTGGTTATGAATCAAGGTAAGATTGTGGAGCAAGCCTCGTCGGACGAAATCTACACCAATGCCAAAGATCCCTATACTCAGAAATTACTCGATGCTATTCCGAAGATGCCAACGATTACAGCGGCAGGTTTAGCCTGACTATTTCTTTGGTTGGTAATCCAGCTCTCTTAATTTTGAATTAAATCGATGTCATTGGAATTGATTAATCAACCAGCGGTTGACCCTGGTTTATTTCCTCTTGATCCAGAGATCACTTTTTTAAATCACGGATCTTTTGGCTGTTGCCCACTAGCTGTTCTACAGTATCAACAGGAGCTTCGATTGCGTCTTGAACGACAACCGGTTCAGTTTCTTCTACGTGAACTTGAGTCGCTTCTCGATGAAGCCCGTAATTCATTGTCAGCATTTGTGGGTGCTCGAGCAGATGATTTGGTTTTCGTCAATAATGCTACAACCGGCGTCAATACAGTTCTTCGATCCCTTGAGTTCAAGCCTGGCGATGAGTTGCTGGTAAGTAATCACGGATACAACGCCTGCAGGAATGCACTTCAATTTGTAGCAGAGAAAAATGGGGCAAAAGTAGTCGTTGTTGAATTCCCGTTTCCTCTGGAGTCTCCCGATGAGATAACTAAAGCGGTTCTTGAAAAGGTGACAGATAAAACCCGTCTGCTTCTCATCGATCATATCACAAGTCCTACTGGGCTCGTTCTTCCAATCGAGGGAATAATCGATCAATTAAATCAACGCGGCATCGATACGATGGTTGATGGTGCACATGCCCCAGGAATGATTCCATTGAATCTGAATAAACTTGGGGCTGCTTATTATTCAGGCAATTGCCATAAGTGGATATGTGCTCCCAAAGGCTCCGGATTTCTTCATGTACGGGAAGACCTGCAAGAGGCAATTCGACCTCTCACTATTAGTCACGGCGCCAATTCGCCGAGAACGGATCGGTCTCGATTTCAACTTGAGTTTGGCTGGATGGGTACGAGCGACCCAACTGTCATGTTATCGGTACCCACGGCAATAGAATACATGAGGAGTCTCCTGCCAGGTGGATGGGTTGAGATCATGGAGCGAAATCGAAAACTTGCTCTGGCTGCCAGAAAGGAAATTTGCCTGACATTCAATCAGCCCTTACCATCACCCGATTGCATGATCGGCTCACTTGCTTCGATTCAACTTCAAGATTCGAAAGAAACTGATTCCGTGCTTGCGCGGAATCAGTCTACCAAATGGCAAAATGAATTGATTGCCAGGTGTAAAGTGGAAGTGCCGATAGTTCCCTGGCCAGCTCATCCTAAACGCCTGGTACGAATCTCAGCCCAGGTTTACAATTTCATGGCTCAATATGAATTATTGGCAGAGGGACTAAAGGAACTTTACGACAACCAGATATAGGAATTATCAGTCTGATTGACGATGGTGTCTTTTGAGTAGCGCACGCATTTGATCGTGGGGCAGAGCGATTACATTGTGGTTATCCCGACCGGTCATTGTTTCAGCTGCCACCAGGGCATTGATTATTGCCTCTTCTGTAGCCAAAGCCACGGCCGAGAATAATCCACTGATGTGTTCGTTCGAAAGTACCGCTACCTTGTCCACGCCTTTTTCAGAATCCGCGGCATCTGCGTTTGCGGTCGAGAAAGCTATAAAAATATCGCCAGAGCCATTCCCCGAGGTGGCTCCCGTTCGTGCCATACCAAGGCTAACTCGCGTTGCTAACCGCTTCAATTGAATAGGCAGTAGGGGAGCATCCGTAGCCACCACCGCGATCATTGATCCGGTTTCCTTATATAAATCACGTCCATCCGTGTAAGGTGCATTTTCGGTTAACGTTTTGCCAATTGGAATCCCTGCTATGCTTAGTTGGTGTCTTCTTCCAAAATTTGCTTGTACCAGAACTCCAACCACGAAGGTCCCTGCGCCCGTTTTCATTATTCTCGAAGCGGTTCCGGTGCCGCCTTTAAACTCGTAACACACCATGCCGGTACCGCCGCCGACATTTCCCTCTGCTATCGGACCCGACTTGGCGGATTCCAGGGCATTCGCTACTTGAGGATAGCCAACATGGAACCCATTAATGTCATTTAAAAAACCATCCCAGGTTTCTCCCACTACCGGCAGAGACCAGGTCCCCTCATACCTGTCTTGCGAAACTTGCCATTTTATAACGGCCTCATGCACCGAACCCACGCTGTGAGTATTGGTGATCATGACAGGACCCTCCAGATAACCCGATTCATTGACCCAGGCCAAACCGGTCATTTCGCCATTACCATTTAAAACAAAGGATCCGGCAAAGACAGATTCGTTCGACGATTTGCCTCGTGGAAACACGGCGGTTACTCCGGTGCGGACCGGGCCCTTACCGACAACCAGTTTTCCTTCGCCTTGAATAACGGTCGAGTAACCTACCTCTACGCCAGCAACGTCGGTTATGGAATTGAGCTCGCCGGGAATACCTTCGAAAGAGATACCCAGATCCCGGGCGCGTGGCTTTGAATGGGCAATTTGAAAAACCAAAAAAGTGGTCGTCAAAATGACCGATGTTTTAAACAGCTTTGAAAGAAAGTTCATGGTTGAGGGGGAATCCTCGTTGTGGGCTCTCATTTATTATAGAGTAGGAAAGTCCACTTTAAGTTTACTGAGCAAATCTTCCTTGGTTCCGTTAAACAAATACATCTTTCCGCGAATGGTTTTGGATTCCGTTGGTTTCAGTGGACCCACACGTATGGATAAGTGCATGCACTTCCATGGATTGTGTCCCTGGGCGGTCAGGAAATCTTCCCAAACGATGGCCATGGTTTGACTTCTGTCCTCTGATTCACGAACCAGAACACCGGCGTATGCATCGCGTTTTGAAGTGGGCCATTTTTGGTACCATACGAATTGTCCATCATCTCGTTCTTTTTTCCAGCTCGCCACCGAATTCATCCATTGGTGGTTAAAATGGATTTCTCGGGGGGCGTCTCCTGCCAGTAAATCCAATCCTTGTTCGCCGATAAAATAGGTGTGATCATGGCCGTCATCGAGAAAGTTGTTGTTCGGGACAGCGTCTGTTTTTTTCGGTCCATCAAAACCTGGATTGAAACAGGGAATGATACCTGCAATATCCGGCCAGTCGCGATCCGTGGTGTTGGTAACGGTTAATTTCAGTTCTGCACCATCCTCAACCGCGGTCGCTGATAGAGAAAACCAGTCATTCGTGGTCTTGGCCAAACTCCCGTCTGAATCCAAGTCCCATTTCCAGTCGGAAGCTCCACCTTTGTGTTCCCCCTTATGAACACTATCGAAAAGCGTCCATTCGTAGAACCAGAGATAAGCATACAGCCCAGCGTCGTTTGGCGACGTAAGTTTCACGCCGCGATCCCAAATAGTTAAGTCCATTTTTTCGGAGATTGGTTTAGCGCACCCGGTAAAGAGTAACGCGAAGATAGTAAAGACAGGGAGAAGTTTTTGTAAGTGCATAACAAAATCGATCCACCCATCATACTACCTGATTTTATAAGCTCAACTGGAAACAGAGATTTGCGCTTCCCTGAATAAAAATGACCGTCTATAACCATCTGCTCAGGATCCATTACCTCTAACCTTATGAAGTTTGCCACATTTCTTTCTCTTTTCTCCATCTCCCTTTTCCTTTTCAGCCCTTTATTGGCTCAAACCGGAAAGCCCAACATTCTCATGATCGTCTCGGACGACCAGGGATACCACGACCTTGGGTTAATAAATCCTGAGATCATTACACCGAATCTCGATCGACTCGCCACGGAGGGAACGCGATTAACCAGCTTCTATGTTGCCTGGCCGGCGTGCACGCCTTCGAGAGGAGCTTTTTTATCGGGCCGATATCCTCAGCGCAATGGGATCTACGATATGATTCGAAATGAGGCACCCGACTACGGGTATCGATACAAAAATGAAGAATACTCGGTTACCTGGGAACGCATAGGCGGTATGGATACGCGCGAAGTTTTATTGCCTGCCATGTTAAAGCCCCAAGGGTACAAGTCGGGTATTTATGGGAAGTGGGACTTGGGCATCAGTAAACGGTTTCTTCCACAGGCCAAAGGTTTCGATGACTTTTATGGATTAGTAAACACCGGCATCGATTACTACACGCATGAGCGATATGGAGTTCACAGTATGTATCGAAACAACGAGCGGACAGAAGAAGATCGTGGAACCTACGCTACCTACTTGTTCGAACGGGAAGCTTTAAAGTTTTTGGATAAATACGCCGGTGAAGATCCATTCTTTTTGTATGTCCCCTTCAACGCTCCTCATGGATCTTCAGCTCTGGATTCGAAGATTCGGGGCACGGTGCAAGCTCCTCCTGAATTTGAGGCCATGTACCCGGCGGTTAAACAGGACTATGAAGAAGGTTCCCGCTATGGAAAGAAGGACTTGGTCCCGTCTAAGGGAAAACGCTACCGCGATTATCGGGCGGCTGTAACCTGTATGGATGCCTCCATCGGGAAGTTTTTAAGCGTTCTGGATGAGAAAGGATTGGCGGAAAACACGATTGTTATTTTCTTTTCGGACAACGGAGGAAGCGGCGGTGCCAACAACGGGGTGCTTCGCGGTCACAAATCAGACACTTGGGATGGAGGTGTTCGAGTACTTTCCTTGGTTCGTTGGCCCGGTGGAGGCATTCCCGCCGGAGTTGAGAACGATGCGTTTCTTTCGAGTATGGAGATATTTCCAAGCCTGGCAGCTGCTACTGGCGCCGAACTTCCGCAGAATGTCATCATTGATGGTTACAACTGGTGGTCGACCTTGCGTGGAGAAACCGAGAGCCCGAGAAAGGATCTGTTCTGGAAACGGCAAAATCGATTGGGAGCGCGTGTTGGAAACTGGAAGTGGGTGGATATGGAAGGAAAGTCCGGCGGCCTCTTTGATCTTTCCAAAGATATCGGCGAGAGAATTGATCTTTCCGAGAAACGTCCAGAAGTCCTTTCCATGGTTAAAGCAAAATTCGACGCCTGGTATCAGGAAACGATGATTGATGCTGAACCCCGAGGGCCGTTTAAGGATTTTTAGTATGGCACTTTCCAAGTGGACACTTCGATGAGTTGGAACTGTTTCTGCCGGAAAACAAAACTACCTTGTTAAAATTCCTCAGCGGTCCGGGTAACGATCCCGCCGACCATTGAGAAATCATCCTCAGTTCCAAGGACCTTGTCCGGACCGGCAGAGTAAATAGCCACTTTCTCGGCTGATATCAAATGGAAGAACAGGGGCGAACCCCAGCGATCGACAATCAAACCTTCCTCGTTGAACAGTTTGTGGTCTTTGGGAAGAACGGCGAGGGCGATGTGTTTTTCACCCCTCAGTGCGGCGGCGACATCTGCGTTGGAGGAAAAGTTTCGGGCATCCATCCCCTTGGCCAAGGTTCGATAATTACCAATCAAGGAGTTCACTTTTTGAAGATCGTTTTCCGGTTTCCCCGAGCCATATCCTTCAAGAATAGCCACTCCCATGAAGTTGGATGGTGCTGGTACCTTGAGTGCAGAACCTCTTTGTTCCTCCGTCGGACCCGATGCTGAGGATGGTACCTCCGGTTGCTCCACTTCTTGGTCTCGGTTCCGCGTCTGCAGAAACCAGTAAGCGATGGCAACGCATCCAAGTATGAGTAAACCAAACTTCCAGTTCCCTTTCACTACACTGGATTCTGTTTTATAAAACCAATCGGTGGATCCGAACCAAGGGTGTGAAAATTCCCGATGTTGGGCAGGACATAAGGCAGGTCCGCATTTGATACACCGAACCATTGAGCAATCTCCGCGACAACCACGTCCACGGATGTGCTTGGAAGAAACCGTCCTCCCTGGCCTATATCATCCGGACCATCAAGAGCCATGTTGGGATATGTGCCGTAAACGCGTCCTCCATTTACCTGACCTCCCATCACAAAGCTATTGCCTCCCCAGGCATGGTCTGTGCCCCGTCCATTCGAGCGCAACGTGCGACCGAAGTCTGAGCCACTGAAAGTGAGCACCGAATCCTGCAAGCCGGCATTTTCTATGGCAGTTTGGAATGCCAGTAAACAGCGACTCCAGTCATC is part of the Verrucomicrobiota bacterium genome and encodes:
- a CDS encoding aminotransferase class V-fold PLP-dependent enzyme; amino-acid sequence: MSLELINQPAVDPGLFPLDPEITFLNHGSFGCCPLAVLQYQQELRLRLERQPVQFLLRELESLLDEARNSLSAFVGARADDLVFVNNATTGVNTVLRSLEFKPGDELLVSNHGYNACRNALQFVAEKNGAKVVVVEFPFPLESPDEITKAVLEKVTDKTRLLLIDHITSPTGLVLPIEGIIDQLNQRGIDTMVDGAHAPGMIPLNLNKLGAAYYSGNCHKWICAPKGSGFLHVREDLQEAIRPLTISHGANSPRTDRSRFQLEFGWMGTSDPTVMLSVPTAIEYMRSLLPGGWVEIMERNRKLALAARKEICLTFNQPLPSPDCMIGSLASIQLQDSKETDSVLARNQSTKWQNELIARCKVEVPIVPWPAHPKRLVRISAQVYNFMAQYELLAEGLKELYDNQI
- a CDS encoding P1 family peptidase, with amino-acid sequence MRAHNEDSPSTMNFLSKLFKTSVILTTTFLVFQIAHSKPRARDLGISFEGIPGELNSITDVAGVEVGYSTVIQGEGKLVVGKGPVRTGVTAVFPRGKSSNESVFAGSFVLNGNGEMTGLAWVNESGYLEGPVMITNTHSVGSVHEAVIKWQVSQDRYEGTWSLPVVGETWDGFLNDINGFHVGYPQVANALESAKSGPIAEGNVGGGTGMVCYEFKGGTGTASRIMKTGAGTFVVGVLVQANFGRRHQLSIAGIPIGKTLTENAPYTDGRDLYKETGSMIAVVATDAPLLPIQLKRLATRVSLGMARTGATSGNGSGDIFIAFSTANADAADSEKGVDKVAVLSNEHISGLFSAVALATEEAIINALVAAETMTGRDNHNVIALPHDQMRALLKRHHRQSD
- a CDS encoding sulfatase-like hydrolase/transferase, yielding MIVSDDQGYHDLGLINPEIITPNLDRLATEGTRLTSFYVAWPACTPSRGAFLSGRYPQRNGIYDMIRNEAPDYGYRYKNEEYSVTWERIGGMDTREVLLPAMLKPQGYKSGIYGKWDLGISKRFLPQAKGFDDFYGLVNTGIDYYTHERYGVHSMYRNNERTEEDRGTYATYLFEREALKFLDKYAGEDPFFLYVPFNAPHGSSALDSKIRGTVQAPPEFEAMYPAVKQDYEEGSRYGKKDLVPSKGKRYRDYRAAVTCMDASIGKFLSVLDEKGLAENTIVIFFSDNGGSGGANNGVLRGHKSDTWDGGVRVLSLVRWPGGGIPAGVENDAFLSSMEIFPSLAAATGAELPQNVIIDGYNWWSTLRGETESPRKDLFWKRQNRLGARVGNWKWVDMEGKSGGLFDLSKDIGERIDLSEKRPEVLSMVKAKFDAWYQETMIDAEPRGPFKDF